The Canis lupus dingo isolate Sandy chromosome 26, ASM325472v2, whole genome shotgun sequence genome has a segment encoding these proteins:
- the ZNRF3 gene encoding E3 ubiquitin-protein ligase ZNRF3 isoform X2 yields the protein MHPLGLCNNNDEEDLYEYGWVGVVKLEQPELDPKPCLTVLGKAKRAVQRGATAVIFDVSENPEAIDQLNQGSEDPLKRPVVYVKGADAIKLMNIVNKQKVARARIQHRPPRQPTEYFDMGIFLAFFVVVSLVCLILLVKIKLKQRRSQNSMNRLAVQALEKMETRKFNSKSKGRREGSCGALDTLSSSSTSDCAICLEKYIDGEELRVIPCTHRFHRKCVDPWLLQHHTCPHCRHNIIEQKGNPSAVCVETSNLARSRQQRVILPVHYPGRVHRTNAIPAYPTRTSMDSHGNPVTLLTVDRHGEQSLYSPQTPTYIRGYPPLHLDHSLAPHRCGLEHRAYSPAHPFRRPKFSGRSFSKAACFSQYETMYQHYYFQGLSYPEQEGQAPAGLTPRGPSRAFPPSGGGSLLFPTVVHMAPPSHLESGSTSSFGCYHGHRSVCSGYLADCPGSDSSSSSSSGQCHCSSSDSVVDCTEVSNQGVYGSCSTFRSSLSSDYDPFIYRSRSPGRTSDVGGSGSSGRGPVVCLEGSPPPDELPAAHGQGAGRGEPWPGPASPSGDQLSTCSLEMNYSSSSSLEHRGPTSSTSEVGLEASPGAAPDLRRTWKGAREGLSCACCCEPQPSTLEPSVGVAGGSTLFLGAPGGEAQPGSPQGLYGLHPDHLPRTDGVKYEGLPCCFYEEKQVAHGSGGGSGCYNEDCSVSVQYALAQEPPPGCHPGARDLSQRIPIIPEDVDGDLGLPSDCQGTCGLGPWGGTPGPDALRPHRGLGVAREEEPVLCCQAGVLLSPSCPLEGAEATRAGFPGAPQDTQESSITATEAAGQRSRPADSGTGA from the exons GCCAAGCGGGCAGTGCAGCGGGGAGCCACTGCGGTCATCTTTGATGTGTCGGAAAACCCCGAAGCTATTGACCAG CTAAACCAGGGCTCAGAAGACCCGCTCAAGAGGCCAGTGGTGTATGTGAAGGGTGCAGATGCCATCAAGTTGATGAACATTGTCAACAAACAGAAAGTAGCTCGAGCAAGGATTCAGCACCGCCCTCCTCGA CAACCCACTGAGTACTTTGATATGGGGATTTTCCTGGCATTCTTCGTCGTGGTCTCCCTGGTCTGCCTCATCCTCCTTGTCAAAATCAAGCTGAAGCAGCGGCGCAGTCAG AACTCCATGAACAGGCTGGCTGTACAGGCTCTGGAGAAGATGGAAACCAGAAAGTTCAACTCCAAGAGTAAGGGGCGCCGGGAGGGGAGCTGTGGAGCTCTGGACACACTCAGCAGCAGCTCCACGTCCGACTGTGCCATCTGCCTGGAGAAGTACATTGATGGAGAG GAGCTGCGGGTTATCCCCTGTACTCACCGCTTTCACAGGAAGTGCGTGGACCCATGGCTGCTGCAGCACCACACCTGCCCCCACTGTCGGCACAACATCATAG AGCAAAAGGGAAACCCAAGCGCCGTGTGCGTGGAGACCAGCAACCTCGCGCGCAGCCGGCAGCAGAGGGTGATCCTGCCGGTGCACTACCCCGGCCGCGTGCACAGGACCAACGCCATCCCCGCCTACCCGACCAGGACAAGCATGGACTCTCACGGGAACCCTGTCACCCTGCTGACCGTGGACCGGCACGGGGAGCAGAGTCTCTATTCCCCACAGACCCCCACCTACATCCGCGGCTACCCGCCCCTCCACCTGGACCACAGCCTGGCCCCGCACCGCTGCGGCCTGGAGCACCGGGCCTACTCGCCAGCTCACCCCTTCCGCAGGCCCAAGTTCAGCGGCCGCAGCTTCTCCAaggcagcttgcttctcccaGTACGAGACCATGTACCAACACTACTACTTCCAGGGCCTCAGCTACCCTGAGCAGGAGGGCCAGGCCCCCGCCGGCCTTACCCCCCGGGGCCCATCCCGTGCCTTCCCCCCGAGTGGCGGCGGCAGCCTGCTCTTCCCCACCGTGGTGCACATGGCACCACCCTCCCACCTCGAGAGTGGCAGCACGTCCAGCTTCGGCTGCTACCACGGCCACCGCTCAGTGTGCAGCGGCTACCTGGCCGACTGCCCTGGCAgcgacagcagcagcagcagcagctcggGCCAATGCCACTGCTCCTCCAGCGACTCCGTAGTGGATTGTACCGAGGTCAGCAACCAGGGCGTGTACGGGAGCTGCTCCACCTTCCGCAGCTCCCTCAGCAGTGACTATGACCCCTTCATCTACCGCAGCCGGAGCCCCGGTCGCACCAGCGACGTGGGGGGCTCGGGCAGCTCAGGCCGGGGGCCTGTCGTGTGCCTCGAGGGCTCCCCGCCACCTGACGAACTCCCAGCGGCCCACGGTCAAGGTGCAGGGCGGGGAGAGCCTTGGCCTGGCCCCGCCTCGCCCTCGGGGGACCAGCTGTCCACCTGCAGCCTGGAGATGAACTATAGCAGCAGCTCCTCCCTGGAGCACAGGGGGCCCACTAGCTCTACCTCAGAAGTGGGGCTCGAGGCTTCTCCTGGGGCTGCCCCGGACCTCAGGAGGACCTGGAAGGGGGCCCGCGAGGGGCTGTCGTGTGCCTGCTGCTGCGAGCCCCAGCCCTCCACACTGGAGCCCAGCGTCGGAGTGGCCGGGGGCAGCACACTGTTCCTGGGCGCCCCGGGCGGGGAAGCTCAGCCAGGAAGCCCCCAGGGCCTGTACGGCCTTCACCCAGACCATTTGCCCAGGACAGATGGGGTGAAATATGAGGGCCTGCCCTGCTGCTTCTATGAAGAAAAGCAGGTGGCCCATGGCAGCGGAGGGGGCAGCGGCTGCTACAACGAGGACTGCTCGGTGAGCGTGCAGTACGCGCTTGCCCAGGAGCCCCCGCCCGGCTGCCACCCGGGGGCCCGGGACCTGAGCCAGCGCATCCCCATCATTCCAGAGGATGTGGACGGTGACTTAGGCCTGCCCTCGGACTGCCAAGGGACTTGTGGCCTCGGCCCCTGGGGTGGGACGCCGGGCCCGGATGCCCTGCGACCCCACAGAGGCCTAGGAGTGGCCCGGGAAGAAGAACCAGTTCTGTGCTGCCAGGCTGGGGTGCTGCTCTCGCCCAGCTGCCCTCTGGAAGGTGCAGAGGCCACCAGGGCTGGCTTTCCTGGTGCCCCCCAGGACACTCAGGAGTCCAGCATCACAGCCACTGAGGCTGCAG gacAGAGATCTCGCCCAGCAGACAGTGGCACGGGAGCCTGA
- the ZNRF3 gene encoding E3 ubiquitin-protein ligase ZNRF3 isoform X3, with amino-acid sequence MDEFGRWNQQNLAKRAVQRGATAVIFDVSENPEAIDQLNQGSEDPLKRPVVYVKGADAIKLMNIVNKQKVARARIQHRPPRQPTEYFDMGIFLAFFVVVSLVCLILLVKIKLKQRRSQNSMNRLAVQALEKMETRKFNSKSKGRREGSCGALDTLSSSSTSDCAICLEKYIDGEELRVIPCTHRFHRKCVDPWLLQHHTCPHCRHNIIEQKGNPSAVCVETSNLARSRQQRVILPVHYPGRVHRTNAIPAYPTRTSMDSHGNPVTLLTVDRHGEQSLYSPQTPTYIRGYPPLHLDHSLAPHRCGLEHRAYSPAHPFRRPKFSGRSFSKAACFSQYETMYQHYYFQGLSYPEQEGQAPAGLTPRGPSRAFPPSGGGSLLFPTVVHMAPPSHLESGSTSSFGCYHGHRSVCSGYLADCPGSDSSSSSSSGQCHCSSSDSVVDCTEVSNQGVYGSCSTFRSSLSSDYDPFIYRSRSPGRTSDVGGSGSSGRGPVVCLEGSPPPDELPAAHGQGAGRGEPWPGPASPSGDQLSTCSLEMNYSSSSSLEHRGPTSSTSEVGLEASPGAAPDLRRTWKGAREGLSCACCCEPQPSTLEPSVGVAGGSTLFLGAPGGEAQPGSPQGLYGLHPDHLPRTDGVKYEGLPCCFYEEKQVAHGSGGGSGCYNEDCSVSVQYALAQEPPPGCHPGARDLSQRIPIIPEDVDGDLGLPSDCQGTCGLGPWGGTPGPDALRPHRGLGVAREEEPVLCCQAGVLLSPSCPLEGAEATRAGFPGAPQDTQESSITATEAAGQRSRPADSGTGA; translated from the exons ATGGATGAATTTGGAAGATGGAATCAGCAAAACTTG GCCAAGCGGGCAGTGCAGCGGGGAGCCACTGCGGTCATCTTTGATGTGTCGGAAAACCCCGAAGCTATTGACCAG CTAAACCAGGGCTCAGAAGACCCGCTCAAGAGGCCAGTGGTGTATGTGAAGGGTGCAGATGCCATCAAGTTGATGAACATTGTCAACAAACAGAAAGTAGCTCGAGCAAGGATTCAGCACCGCCCTCCTCGA CAACCCACTGAGTACTTTGATATGGGGATTTTCCTGGCATTCTTCGTCGTGGTCTCCCTGGTCTGCCTCATCCTCCTTGTCAAAATCAAGCTGAAGCAGCGGCGCAGTCAG AACTCCATGAACAGGCTGGCTGTACAGGCTCTGGAGAAGATGGAAACCAGAAAGTTCAACTCCAAGAGTAAGGGGCGCCGGGAGGGGAGCTGTGGAGCTCTGGACACACTCAGCAGCAGCTCCACGTCCGACTGTGCCATCTGCCTGGAGAAGTACATTGATGGAGAG GAGCTGCGGGTTATCCCCTGTACTCACCGCTTTCACAGGAAGTGCGTGGACCCATGGCTGCTGCAGCACCACACCTGCCCCCACTGTCGGCACAACATCATAG AGCAAAAGGGAAACCCAAGCGCCGTGTGCGTGGAGACCAGCAACCTCGCGCGCAGCCGGCAGCAGAGGGTGATCCTGCCGGTGCACTACCCCGGCCGCGTGCACAGGACCAACGCCATCCCCGCCTACCCGACCAGGACAAGCATGGACTCTCACGGGAACCCTGTCACCCTGCTGACCGTGGACCGGCACGGGGAGCAGAGTCTCTATTCCCCACAGACCCCCACCTACATCCGCGGCTACCCGCCCCTCCACCTGGACCACAGCCTGGCCCCGCACCGCTGCGGCCTGGAGCACCGGGCCTACTCGCCAGCTCACCCCTTCCGCAGGCCCAAGTTCAGCGGCCGCAGCTTCTCCAaggcagcttgcttctcccaGTACGAGACCATGTACCAACACTACTACTTCCAGGGCCTCAGCTACCCTGAGCAGGAGGGCCAGGCCCCCGCCGGCCTTACCCCCCGGGGCCCATCCCGTGCCTTCCCCCCGAGTGGCGGCGGCAGCCTGCTCTTCCCCACCGTGGTGCACATGGCACCACCCTCCCACCTCGAGAGTGGCAGCACGTCCAGCTTCGGCTGCTACCACGGCCACCGCTCAGTGTGCAGCGGCTACCTGGCCGACTGCCCTGGCAgcgacagcagcagcagcagcagctcggGCCAATGCCACTGCTCCTCCAGCGACTCCGTAGTGGATTGTACCGAGGTCAGCAACCAGGGCGTGTACGGGAGCTGCTCCACCTTCCGCAGCTCCCTCAGCAGTGACTATGACCCCTTCATCTACCGCAGCCGGAGCCCCGGTCGCACCAGCGACGTGGGGGGCTCGGGCAGCTCAGGCCGGGGGCCTGTCGTGTGCCTCGAGGGCTCCCCGCCACCTGACGAACTCCCAGCGGCCCACGGTCAAGGTGCAGGGCGGGGAGAGCCTTGGCCTGGCCCCGCCTCGCCCTCGGGGGACCAGCTGTCCACCTGCAGCCTGGAGATGAACTATAGCAGCAGCTCCTCCCTGGAGCACAGGGGGCCCACTAGCTCTACCTCAGAAGTGGGGCTCGAGGCTTCTCCTGGGGCTGCCCCGGACCTCAGGAGGACCTGGAAGGGGGCCCGCGAGGGGCTGTCGTGTGCCTGCTGCTGCGAGCCCCAGCCCTCCACACTGGAGCCCAGCGTCGGAGTGGCCGGGGGCAGCACACTGTTCCTGGGCGCCCCGGGCGGGGAAGCTCAGCCAGGAAGCCCCCAGGGCCTGTACGGCCTTCACCCAGACCATTTGCCCAGGACAGATGGGGTGAAATATGAGGGCCTGCCCTGCTGCTTCTATGAAGAAAAGCAGGTGGCCCATGGCAGCGGAGGGGGCAGCGGCTGCTACAACGAGGACTGCTCGGTGAGCGTGCAGTACGCGCTTGCCCAGGAGCCCCCGCCCGGCTGCCACCCGGGGGCCCGGGACCTGAGCCAGCGCATCCCCATCATTCCAGAGGATGTGGACGGTGACTTAGGCCTGCCCTCGGACTGCCAAGGGACTTGTGGCCTCGGCCCCTGGGGTGGGACGCCGGGCCCGGATGCCCTGCGACCCCACAGAGGCCTAGGAGTGGCCCGGGAAGAAGAACCAGTTCTGTGCTGCCAGGCTGGGGTGCTGCTCTCGCCCAGCTGCCCTCTGGAAGGTGCAGAGGCCACCAGGGCTGGCTTTCCTGGTGCCCCCCAGGACACTCAGGAGTCCAGCATCACAGCCACTGAGGCTGCAG gacAGAGATCTCGCCCAGCAGACAGTGGCACGGGAGCCTGA